A single genomic interval of Alcaligenes sp. SDU_A2 harbors:
- a CDS encoding phosphorylase family protein — protein MKLLIVDDSHTKVEKVAIAIQHAGVEVDIAHETNATSARHRLRTEEFDLLLIDLQLPDIAGASPNQSGGLHFFDLVINDTKTILPGEVLFVTSQTGLEQAGRKEVEQRGSALCVISDGLVDWMSVLVGQIQLAAKRSSRKLLPADVAIITALGSELDAVLKLDFGWKNFRVAGDPTLYHRGEIQTQQGKKSIVVASALRKGMAASAVIATKLALKFKPGILAMTGICAGVKGKTNLGDVVIGDPTWDWGSGKHAHNDEGSPVFHLSPKQSDLNVDLANRCDEIARCAEFHRNIRANWEGAVPPGKFGCHIGPMASGASVVANSSIAREISAQNRDLIAIEMEAFAVMVAAEYATTSPLLSVAVKSVCDYADKDKHDDWQAYAAYTSAQFVAELLRRHFSEL, from the coding sequence GTGAAGCTGCTAATAGTTGACGACAGTCATACCAAAGTTGAGAAAGTGGCAATCGCCATTCAACACGCTGGAGTCGAAGTCGACATCGCACATGAAACCAATGCAACTAGTGCACGACATAGACTTCGAACGGAAGAGTTCGATCTTCTTTTAATTGATCTGCAGCTTCCTGATATTGCGGGGGCTAGTCCAAACCAGAGCGGCGGTTTACATTTTTTTGATCTAGTTATTAACGACACAAAAACCATTCTACCTGGCGAAGTTCTTTTTGTAACTAGTCAGACGGGACTAGAACAAGCCGGACGAAAAGAGGTAGAGCAGCGGGGGAGTGCACTATGTGTTATTTCTGACGGATTAGTCGATTGGATGAGTGTCTTAGTAGGTCAAATTCAACTTGCCGCGAAGAGATCCTCTCGCAAACTTTTGCCAGCAGATGTTGCCATAATTACAGCGCTTGGCTCTGAATTAGATGCAGTACTCAAATTAGATTTCGGGTGGAAGAATTTCCGCGTGGCTGGTGATCCAACGTTGTATCACAGAGGAGAAATCCAGACTCAGCAAGGAAAGAAAAGTATTGTGGTGGCGAGCGCCTTGCGAAAAGGCATGGCCGCGTCAGCAGTAATCGCAACGAAACTGGCATTGAAATTTAAGCCTGGTATTCTGGCAATGACAGGCATATGTGCAGGCGTGAAAGGAAAGACCAATCTTGGTGATGTAGTTATTGGCGATCCCACTTGGGACTGGGGTAGCGGAAAGCACGCTCATAATGATGAAGGCTCACCAGTATTCCACCTCTCCCCAAAGCAGAGTGATTTAAACGTGGATCTTGCAAATCGTTGCGATGAAATCGCGCGGTGTGCTGAGTTCCATAGAAATATTAGAGCTAATTGGGAAGGCGCGGTGCCTCCTGGTAAGTTCGGCTGTCATATTGGTCCCATGGCATCGGGAGCTAGCGTGGTCGCGAATTCTTCAATCGCCAGAGAGATTTCCGCTCAGAATCGAGACTTGATAGCAATAGAGATGGAGGCCTTCGCGGTCATGGTGGCAGCCGAATATGCGACAACCTCTCCTTTATTGTCTGTCGCAGTGAAAAGTGTTTGTGACTATGCGGATAAAGACAAGCACGATGATTGGCAAGCATATGCCGCATATACTAGTGCGCAGTTTGTAGCTGAATTGCTCAGACGGCATTTCTCCGAACTTTGA